One Fusarium poae strain DAOMC 252244 chromosome 4, whole genome shotgun sequence DNA window includes the following coding sequences:
- a CDS encoding hypothetical protein (TransMembrane:5 (n4-14c18/19o28-47i68-92o104-127i147-167o191-208i)), which produces MFYASLFFCIGWVIRAISVRQPDSLPLYMISTIFIYLAPPIYSAAEYNTLGRLMHYLPMHSIINPNRVVYIFVFLGSLVEVFTAIGASWIAAGNGRQDKDRLSSGATFMAVAVILQAAIEIGFIAMVGILHRRCSRANMLPSNVKTLFIMLYGTSILIIIRCVFRAVETFELRDILASGEDNSHALMKREWPFYVLEAIPVALYTYWLNIIHPGRYLPCDQRQYLDFDGKTERMGPGWLHKRHWVMYVADPFDFIGMLSMEKRDAYYLRPHEWPETENCFAQGKGSNVKPGKYTRVSKGESHESDV; this is translated from the exons ATGTTCTATGccagtctcttcttttgcATCGGCTGGGTCATAAGAGCCATCTCAGTACGACAACCAGACAGTCTTCCCTTGTACATGATATCGACCATCTTTATTTATCTTGCACCACCCATCTACTCTGCTGCCGAATACAACACTCTCGGACGACTGATGCACTACCTGCCCATGCACTCCATCATCAACCCGAACCGCGTGGTCtacatattcgtctttctcGGCTCGTTAGTCGAAGTCTTCACTGCAATTGGAGCATCGTGGATCGCAGCAGGAAACGGACGTCAGGACAAGGATCGTCTGAGTTCTGGTGCGACGTTTATGGCTGTTGCTGTTATTCTCCAAGCTGCGATCGAGATTGGATTCATTGCCATGGTTGGAATTCTTCACAGGCGTTGTTCGCGGGCCAACATGCTACCTTCCAATGTCAAGACATTATTCATTATGCTTTACGGTACTTCGATACTGATTATTATCCGCTGTGTCTTTCGCGCCGTCGAGACATTTGAGCTTCGGGACATTCTTGCGAGCGGCGAGGATAACAGCCATGCACTCATGAAGCGCGAGTGGCCCTTTTACGTGCTGGAAGCTATTCCGGTTGCTCTGTATACTTATTGGCTTAATATTATCCACCCTGGACGGTATTTGCCTTGTGATCAGCGACAGTATCTCGACTTTGATGGCAAGACGGAACGTATGGGACCTGGGTGGTTGCACAAGCGACACTGGGTTATGTATGTGGCTGATCCGTTTGACTTTA TTGGAATGTTGTCGATGGAAAAGAGAGATGCTTATTATCTTCGACCGCATGAGTGGCCCGAGACAGAGAATTGCTTTGCTCAGGGCAAGGGATCAAATGTTAAGCCGGGGAAATATACAAGGGTCTCGAAAGGGGAGTCGCATGAGTCTGATGTCTGA
- a CDS encoding hypothetical protein (TransMembrane:6 (i146-166o178-197i218-241o247-273i338-358o364-385i)~BUSCO:32584at5125), translated as MPEVRRGSAAPVSNSALPSQEDTSVTRPPQSHQSSTDRVRFNIPEELTSPTSPREPLDSAFAELPRRTSEGQRRTSEIPRRSSDAPRRSLSYAQRPEAEAYYDSRAATEKEYRRRATTLLEYYDENPHLLPQLPFTWHHGWKRWRLFIFAFLVFVDASAVPIALYYGLKYAGDVEGWIIFAVVTTIWGGPTYVEFGVRTLRLIKVDRFYRPLGTNSRWCFDMLTYSSTLTIFVVTALFIIGSAPHNVWLRVLCMPAPAILYCYGGTLFLITLYHQMNWPAPFRISSTAKGEKVLPGAYYFIEDVIAVNALGGRPYREALAARYKASPRFQEMVYKQSWFWSIPALVLAVPLTVISVIPQVPATGAYGVAWAVPFLWAVVWGIITIKWCKRDMKREREEWERGVDPEKEIKRKDSSIETA; from the exons ATGCCTGAAGTGCGAAGGGGTAGTGCTGCTCCAGTATCAAACTCGGCTCTTCCATCACAAGAAGATACCAGCGTCACTCGTCCTCCACAATCTCATCAATCCTCTACTGATCGCGTGCGCTTCAACATCCCCGAAGAATTGACATCACCAACTTCACCACGCGAACCCCTCGACTCAGCCTTTGCAGAGCTTCCTAGAAGAACATCCGAAGGCCAAAGGCGAACCTCGGAGATTCCTAGAAGGAGTTCCGATGCACCTCGACGAAGCTTATCATATGCTCAACGTCCCGAAGCTGAAGCATACTACGATTCTCGAGCAGCTACAGAAAAAGAATATCGACGACGAGCCACAACTCTCCTAGAATACTACGACGAAAATCCCCATCTCTTACCGCAGCTTCCGTTTACTTGGCATCATGGTTGGAAGCGCTGGAGACTCTTCATCTTTGCATTCCTCGTCTTTGTCGACGCATCCGCCGTTCCCATAGCTCTATACTATGGCTTGAAATATGCCGGCGACGTCGAAGGCTGGATCATCTTTGCTGTTGTGACGACCATCTGGGGTGGTCCCACGTACGTGGAATTCGGAGTCCGGACCCTCCGGTTGATCAAGGTGGACAGGTTCTATCGACCCCTGGGAACGAATAGCCGTTGGTGTTTCGATATGCTGACGTACTCGTCCACCCTTACTATTTTCGTCGTCACTGCTTTGTTCATCATTGGCAGCGCGCCTCATAATGTGTGGTTGAGAGTCCTTTGTATGCCTGCTCCGGCGATCCTGTACTGTTACGGCGGTACCCTTTTCCTTATCACTCTTTACCACCAGATGAATTGGCCTGCACCTTTTCGCATTAGCTCCACTGCCAAGGGTGAAAAG GTCTTACCAGGTGCTTACTACTTTATCGAGGATGTTATCGCGGTTAATGCCCTTGGTGGCCGGCCCTACCGGGAGGCTCTAGCAGCTCGTTACAAGGCTAGCCCTCGCTTCCAAGAGATGGTCTACAAGCAGTCCTGGTTCTGGTCCATCCCGGCACTCGTCCTTGCCGTTCCCCTTACCGTCATCTCCGTTATTCCCCAAGTCCCGGCCACTGGCGCCTACGGTGTTGCATGGGCTGTTCCATTCCTTTGGGCTGTTGTCTGGGgcatcatcactatcaaATGGTGCAAGAGAGACATGAAGCGAGAGAGGGAAGAGTGGGAGCGAGGTGTCGACCCAGAGAAGGAGATCAAGAGAAAGGATTCGTCCATTGAGACAGCTTAA